In Gossypium hirsutum isolate 1008001.06 chromosome D06, Gossypium_hirsutum_v2.1, whole genome shotgun sequence, one genomic interval encodes:
- the LOC107902055 gene encoding survival of motor neuron-related-splicing factor 30 isoform X1 yields MQGTDELSIDDLASSLSTYKEQLQQVRQLLADDPGNAEYVDMEKELAEVIALTEELLATAKQNEISGSDIGTSVSAAAAQSKEMVKTSDYEDKFPVGTKVQAVWSEDGEWYDATIEAVTPNGYYVSFDGWGNKEEVDPANVRAIEYNALLEAEKVAEATKQAIKRKIAQAASVDFQSRSLPAKLRITSDDPEDVKAAKRKKIHAFKSKMRLEQLEVAQNKRQNAWQQFQTTKGKTKKVGFFSGRKRESIFKSPDDPQGKVGVTGSGKGLTDFQKREKHLHLKGGNVEISDD; encoded by the exons ATGCAAGGAACAGATGAGCTAAGCATAGATGACCTGGCTTCAAGTCTCTCTACGTATAAGGAACAGCTTCAGCAG GTTAGACAGCTTCTGGCTGATGATCCTGGGAACGCTGAATATGTGGACATGGAAAAGGAGCTCGCTGAG GTGATTGCTCTGACAGAGGAACTGCTTGCAACTGCGAAGCAAAATGAGATTTCTGGATCAGATATTGGGACTAGTGTCAGTGCAGCTGCTGCACAATCGAAG GAAATGGTGAAAACATCAGATTATGAAGATAAATTTCCTGTTGGCACAAAAGTTCAGGCTGTCTGGAGTGAAGATGGAGAGTG GTATGATGCAACTATTGAGGCTGTTACTCCAAATGGGTATTATGTGTCTTTTGATGGATGGGGAAACAAGGAAGAG GTGGATCCTGCCAATGTAAGGGCGATTGAATACAATGCTTTGCTGGAAGCTGAGAAGGTAGCTGAAGCTACAAAACAAGCTATCAAACGGAAGATTGCTCAAGCTGCTTCTGTTGACTTTCAATCTCGAAGTTTACCAGCAAAGCTTCGAATCACTTCTGATGACCCTGAGGATGTG AAAGCAGCCAAACGGAAGAAGATACATGCTTTCAAGTCAAAGATGCGACTTGAACAACTTGAAGTGGCACAAAATAAGCGGCAGAATGCTTGGCAGCAGTTTCAGACAACCAAAGGCAAGACTAAAAAG GTTGGTTTTTTCTCGGGGCGTAAGCGTGAGAGCATTTTCAAATCACCGGATGATCCTCAAGGTAAGGTTGGTGTGACAGGGAGTGGAAAGGGCTTGACAGATTTCCAGAAAAGAGAAAAGCACTTGCATCTTAAGGGAGGTAATGTTGAGATAAGTGATGACTAG
- the LOC107902055 gene encoding survival of motor neuron-related-splicing factor 30 isoform X2 — MQGTDELSIDDLASSLSTYKEQLQQVRQLLADDPGNAEYVDMEKELAEVIALTEELLATAKQNEISGSDIGTSVSAAAAQSKEMVKTSDYEDKFPVGTKVQAVWSEDGEWYDATIEAVTPNGYYVSFDGWGNKEEVDPANVRAIEYNALLEAEKVAEATKQAIKRKIAQAASVDFQSRSLPAKLRITSDDPEDVQPNGRRYMLSSQRCDLNNLKWHKISGRMLGSSFRQPKARLKRLVFSRGVSVRAFSNHRMILKVRLV, encoded by the exons ATGCAAGGAACAGATGAGCTAAGCATAGATGACCTGGCTTCAAGTCTCTCTACGTATAAGGAACAGCTTCAGCAG GTTAGACAGCTTCTGGCTGATGATCCTGGGAACGCTGAATATGTGGACATGGAAAAGGAGCTCGCTGAG GTGATTGCTCTGACAGAGGAACTGCTTGCAACTGCGAAGCAAAATGAGATTTCTGGATCAGATATTGGGACTAGTGTCAGTGCAGCTGCTGCACAATCGAAG GAAATGGTGAAAACATCAGATTATGAAGATAAATTTCCTGTTGGCACAAAAGTTCAGGCTGTCTGGAGTGAAGATGGAGAGTG GTATGATGCAACTATTGAGGCTGTTACTCCAAATGGGTATTATGTGTCTTTTGATGGATGGGGAAACAAGGAAGAG GTGGATCCTGCCAATGTAAGGGCGATTGAATACAATGCTTTGCTGGAAGCTGAGAAGGTAGCTGAAGCTACAAAACAAGCTATCAAACGGAAGATTGCTCAAGCTGCTTCTGTTGACTTTCAATCTCGAAGTTTACCAGCAAAGCTTCGAATCACTTCTGATGACCCTGAGGATGTG CAGCCAAACGGAAGAAGATACATGCTTTCAAGTCAAAGATGCGACTTGAACAACTTGAAGTGGCACAAAATAAGCGGCAGAATGCTTGGCAGCAGTTTCAGACAACCAAAGGCAAGACTAAAAAG GTTGGTTTTTTCTCGGGGCGTAAGCGTGAGAGCATTTTCAAATCACCGGATGATCCTCAAGGTAAGGTTGGTGTGA